The following proteins are co-located in the Mesorhizobium sp. M1E.F.Ca.ET.045.02.1.1 genome:
- a CDS encoding FAD-binding oxidoreductase, translating into MSSPKQVIVIGAGIIGASIAWHLTKAGARVTVVSTSGAGGVATPNSFAWINASWGNPETYFHLRVRAMAEWTRLAKDLPGLPLAWCGGLCWDLPADRLEAYAAEHSSWGYGIERVGREQAARIEPNLAELPDSALYVAEEGVAEPVATARALLTDADRRGARIIAGTVGALALSGSKVTGVVISGETITADEAVIAAGTGAPAIAGTAGIKLPIEAPPGLIVHSRPYKKLLNGLVLAERLHMRQTAEGRIIAGSDFGGGDPGENPEATARELFATMKAMLRGGDGLEFDFHTVGYRPTPIDGFPIVSRAEGVGGLYLAVTHSGITLAPAIGLFAAREILDGERDALLAPYALSRFAQ; encoded by the coding sequence ATGAGCAGCCCAAAACAAGTCATCGTCATCGGCGCCGGTATCATCGGCGCTTCGATCGCCTGGCATCTGACGAAGGCCGGCGCGCGCGTGACGGTCGTCTCGACAAGCGGCGCCGGCGGCGTCGCGACGCCCAATTCCTTCGCCTGGATCAATGCCAGCTGGGGAAATCCCGAAACTTATTTCCACCTGCGCGTCCGAGCCATGGCCGAGTGGACACGGCTGGCGAAGGACCTGCCGGGATTACCGCTCGCCTGGTGCGGCGGCCTGTGCTGGGACCTGCCGGCGGACAGGCTCGAAGCTTATGCGGCCGAGCATTCTTCCTGGGGCTATGGCATCGAGCGGGTTGGGCGCGAACAGGCGGCGCGCATTGAGCCAAACCTCGCCGAGCTTCCGGATTCCGCCCTTTACGTTGCCGAGGAGGGCGTGGCCGAGCCGGTCGCCACAGCCAGGGCCTTGCTCACCGATGCCGATCGGCGCGGCGCGCGGATCATCGCCGGGACCGTCGGCGCGCTGGCGCTGTCCGGCAGCAAAGTCACGGGCGTTGTCATTTCGGGCGAAACGATCACCGCCGACGAGGCGGTGATCGCCGCCGGCACCGGCGCTCCGGCAATCGCCGGAACGGCTGGCATCAAGCTGCCGATCGAGGCCCCGCCCGGCCTGATCGTGCATTCGCGCCCCTACAAGAAGCTGCTCAACGGGCTGGTACTGGCCGAGAGACTGCATATGCGGCAGACGGCGGAGGGCCGCATCATCGCCGGCTCGGATTTCGGCGGCGGCGATCCGGGCGAGAATCCGGAAGCCACCGCCCGCGAGCTGTTCGCGACGATGAAAGCGATGCTGCGCGGCGGCGATGGACTGGAGTTCGATTTTCATACCGTCGGTTACCGGCCGACCCCGATCGACGGATTTCCGATTGTCAGCCGCGCCGAGGGTGTCGGCGGCCTCTATCTCGCCGTCACCCATTCCGGAATCACGCTGGCACCCGCGATCGGCCTTTTTGCCGCCCGTGAAATCCTCGATGGCGAGCGCGATGCGTTGCTGGCGCCCTACGCGCTGTCGCGTTTCGCTCAGTAG